AATTTTAGTTTGTGTTCCTGATGTACCTCGTGATCTCATGATTTAAGCTCTAAAACAGTAGGATCATTTGTTTCAGAGTATATCATTTTGACAAACACTGCACTTTGCAGAGTATAATTGCAGGAGGCAGTGACATCAGCACGGTTACCCTAACTTGGGCAATATCACTCTTGTTGAACAACCGCTATGTGTTGAAAAAGGCCTAAGATGAGCTTGATTTTCAAATGGGCAAGGAAAGAACTGTAAACGAGTTGGATATAGGTAAGTTGGTCTTCCTCCAAGCCATAGTAAAAGAGACATTATGTTTATATCCACGAGCACCACATGAATCTTTGGAGGACTGCACCATAGGAGGTTGCCGAGTCCCAAAAGGCACCCGACTAATCACAAACATTTGGAAATTCAAATAGATCCATGCATATGGTCAGATCCCATGAAGTTTGAGCCATAAAGATTTCTCACCACCCACAAAGATGTTGATGTAAGGGGTCAACATTTTGAATTGATCCCATTTGGAAGTGATAGAAGAGCATGCCTTGGAGTATCTTTTGGCCTTGTATTTAGCACTTGCTAGTTTTTTACACATGTATGAGATCTCAGCTCCCTCTAATGCACCGGTTGATATGACTGAGAGGTTTGGACTAACAAACATCAAAGCCACCCCACTTGAAGTTATAGTCATACCATGCCTACTTTCTAAGCTTTAAGGAGTAAAGATCAACCGGATTTAGATTTTCAGTAATGTAATTCAAGCTGTAGATGTGAAAGAGTTCTTATGAAGTTCACTTGTTTCGTAGAGATTCTCTCACCGTAATTCAAATAGCAAAATTGTTGGAAATATTTATCCGTCTAAAGAATAGGTCTAAGTATTGTGATCTTGATTGGGAGACCATTCATTATATTGAAAATCAAGTTCTCAATGTTGCTCGATTTGTCAAACTTCCCCTCTATGGACTCAATCCCTTCTGATGTATTGAAAAAGGGTTTTGTCATTAACAAACCCAAACATGACCTAGGCTCTTTACAAGAGGAAGCAAACTTgctttcttttctgttctttttttttttccctaatacTTTTTCATCTTTCTCTTTCAAATGGTactaacaattaaaaaaaaatgtgggtgATGATAAAACCAATGGGACAAAGGTATATGCATGAGAatgtgataaaaaataaaaataaaaataaaaataaaaaatagagtgTGATATTAATGtaatgaaagaaaatgaggTACCGATTGGACCTGTTGGGATTTGAACATGTGTCTCTTGTGTCGGGACAAGTATCTCAATTCCAATAAATCGAATTCCAATTAATATTGGACTTAAGCCAaacccaaaatatatatatatatatatatatatatatatatatatatatatatatatatatatatatatatatgctcagaGATATGGTCAGATatactaaaagaaaaagaaaaagaaaaagaaaagaaaaagaaaaaagaaaaaaaggggatgCTGCAGAAGAGACATTAATTAGGAGGAAAAGGATAAACACATCACAAAACCTTTATTTAGTCATCATCAGACACTACACTTTTCCTAGTCATCATCACACACttagaaattttacatatataGTAACCTTCTCACGTACATATAtagcttcctttttctttttctttttttctttttttgccccTTATTTTACTTATTTAGTTGGCATGATATCTTAATTACATAAAATTGTTAAactgcatatttattttatcctcCTTCCTTACTCGCGATAAATACTAGCATCTGGTCTTGGATCAAAATCCTAAACAAATTTCTTCTCTGTTTCCTGACCAACATCATCATCGTTATAGGCTGAGAGATTGGGTCTTGGTTCAAAATCCTTCAcaaatttcttctctttttcccgACTAACATCATCGTCGTTATAGGCTGAGACATTGGGTCTTGGTTCAAAATCCTTCAcgaatttcttctctttttcctgACCAACATCATCGTCGTTATAGGCTGAGACATTGGGTCTTGGTTCAAAATCCTTCAcaaacttcttctctttttccccACCAACATCATCATCGTTATAGGCTGTGATATCGGGTCTTGGTTCAAAATCCTTCAcgaatttcttctctttttcctgACCAACATCATCGTCGTTATAGGCTGAGACATTGGGTCTTGGTTCAAAATCCTCAGCAAAAGGCTGGTTCTTGTTCCTCGTCCCCATAGATGAGTGATCACAGTTGGCATTCTTGGTAGGTTGAGATGGCGCTGAATCCAAATGAACAAGGCCTTGGATTGCTTCTGGcattggctgatctttcataaCACTTGTCCAATATTCTCCTGGATCTTTTCTTGACTCTACGGAAATAGAAAACTGTTccaaggattaaaaaaaaaagtaagaaattaCAAGCTCGATATCACTACAAGAATTTTAGTCTTTAACGATCAACTTATCAGCGACGACCCGTCACTAATAAGACCAAAATAGTTAAGGTGGTCGTTGATGTGTAGTCGCGAATAGCAACGCCGGATTTTTTTCCGGCAACATcccatttttcttgtagtgcctttgAAGGCCATCTAatcataattcaaattcaataaagaaAAACGTTTATATTCTTACCAGGAGGAGTGAGAGAAGAGTGAGCCAAGCCATTCGAGGGTTCATGTCTTCAATAGCTATATATGAAACtctcttgcttcttcttttttatgtgCATAGAGAATGTATAGGCCCTTGCTATTTATAGATAACATACAAAGAGAATTGTGTCCTAAACATTTACATTGGGGGAAAACAGGATCGAACTAAATCTACTCAATTATTATAGTAGTCTATGTACTATTAGTCTATTAATAACTTATTGCTAATGGTGGGGTCATTGCTTTTGGATTTGACTAATAACTTATTGCTAATGGTGGGGTCATtgcttttggtttttaaaatccGAGACCTAATCTCTGTAAtcttgttatttgaattgttgtGAACGAGCTTTTATGGGACCTATCTGTTCGAACAGGTCTCGGACAGTTTGTCTACATGTTTAGACAGACAGGCCTCATAAAGACTCTCTCACATTTGCTGTTCGAATTGTTGGTATAAATAATTGTTCAAGATAGacgatattttttattttttattttttttgtaattttgtgcTTGAATATTAAGAGATTCCGATAAAGAATTCCAAATCTGTGCAAGATAATCATGTAGAATTTGCATGGCCCATGagttccaaaaacaaaaatagaagatTCCGGTTCTCATGGTGGAAAGGAAAACTAATGCGATAAATATCAAATGAGTAATGCTTAATACTATATCATCGTCTCTTCCTATCTAACTCGATTGACATAATAGTCGgtccttcaattttattttatttttttgttttaagaataGTTGattccaataaaataaaaatgagataaagctgtagtatgtagcattacaCTATATATCAAATAGTGTAGTTGATCAAACAATATGGGTTAAAAAGAGCAGGAAGACTTGCTCTCCTTGTATAATGTGGGCGATTAATATTGCTCTCCTTGCAGCTATATAATATTGTTCATAAACCTAATTAATAAAAACCACCTTATTCATGTGGGCGATTAATTATCCAAAGGGCGATCATGgtgattttgaattttattaactTTGGACCTTTCTTTCAAATGTTTAATATTAAATCAATAGTTTTGAAACAGTTTATAGTACGGTGACACAAGCTTTTGTGAAATCTTGCCTTCTCTcctgcaaaacaataaatatcaaAGAAGCTTGCCAGGGGTGCAAGCCGGACCcacttcgatgcctaagtcaatctTTTTGCGAAGAATTCAGATCAAGCCTGtagaataataaaatcattTGAAGAATACCTAGTGGTTTGCACCTATTTATATATGAGACTTCAATCGTTCACTCCGAATAAGGTAAGAATTGATTCATTGATTCTGCGATTTCTTCATGGCCTACTCAAGATTCGTACAATCTGAGTATCCCGAGATTTGATGCTTCCAAGTTACTCTTAGCTTCTTGTGAAATTATTTCTTGATGAGTCTTAGCCTTAACCTTCTAATATAGTTGGTATTTCAGGACTAATATAAGTAAATGATCTTGTATGAATTAAATAAATCCATTTACTAATTATTGAGAATATTTCCCAACAAATAGTTTATTGAATCTACCGTTGCAATAGATGTACTCTATAGAAGACCTATCGTGTAAATTAAAGGGATAATTGTAtcgttggtccttgtggtataccataattatttttcacttcctatggtttaaaaagttcacggGAGGTCCTTCTGAtgtgcaataattacaaatcgatccctggcgtcaaattctgttaaaatttttaacagattccgtcaaatgccacatcagcgccacgtgtcgtcatcttattggtgacacgtggcgctgacatgtctaatcttaataaaataatataaatttattaaaaaataaataaaaaatacttattttttttttttttaaaaaagaaaaaaacaaaaatggggaaagggggtggcctggccacccccagcccatgggggtggcggcgcgccacccccagaggccgccgggggtggcgcgcggccacccccaggccattgggggtggccttcgggacacccccagaggccgcctggggtggcgcgcggccaccccagtggccaggggtggcgcacggccacccccaaaggggtggctgggccaccccttcagcttttttttttttttttttttttatttttttgaatttttttttttataaaaaataagtatttttttttttttaataaatttatatttttttattacggtagacacgtgtcgccatcttattggcaacacgtggcgctgacgtggcatttgacggaatctgttaaaaaatttaacagaatttgacgctagggatcaatttgtaattattgcatatcacgaggacctcccatgaactttttaaaccatagggagtgaaaaataattatggtataccacagggaccaacggtgcaattatccctaaattaaaatttacattGATTAACTGTTATTTACTACAAtgaacttaattatttattatgatTAAGAATATCAAAAACTATGGTTTTGAATA
The sequence above is drawn from the Alnus glutinosa chromosome 11, dhAlnGlut1.1, whole genome shotgun sequence genome and encodes:
- the LOC133882446 gene encoding organ-specific protein S2-like; amino-acid sequence: MNPRMAWLTLLSLLLFSISVESRKDPGEYWTSVMKDQPMPEAIQGLVHLDSAPSQPTKNANCDHSSMGTRNKNQPFAEDFEPRPNVSAYNDDDVGQEKEKKFVKDFEPRPDITAYNDDDVGGEKEKKFVKDFEPRPNVSAYNDDDVGQEKEKKFVKDFEPRPNVSAYNDDDVSREKEKKFVKDFEPRPNLSAYNDDDVGQETEKKFV